AACCTCTTGATCTCGTTCCATTttgttcttaattttttttttttaaatgtgtaTTTGTAGGCACATGTTGGCGTTGCGATAAATTTTCCTCATACTACAAGAAGCTCAAGATGGTATTGAAGGTAGCtaggaagaagatgaggaggcTTATGAGGTATAGTTGTTTTATAAAGTTTATATATCCAACTGTGAGGTATGAATGTTAGAGATGGACATGGAAAGTTCACAATAGGAAATGGGGAATTTCCATTGGTGTACATGTATTGTAGCCTATAATTTGATTTATCCCGTTGTTATTTTCTGTGAATTCTGAAATATAGTTCTTCTGATTTTAACAATTGGTTAAGCCACTGGTAAAGACATCACAAGGCCATTCGACTTGAAACTTCATATTGATGTTTGAGCAGTTGAAAATGATGGTTTTGGCAGTCTGGTAAACTACCAACTTCTTAAGTTTTATGATTTTTGGTTAACTTGTCTTTGCTTAACATTGTTTTTTTTGCTTGAGTTTCTGTTTTGCATATACTTGTAACAAGGTCTTGTAGTTATAAGAACTGATTTTCACTGGACATTTTTAGTTTGCTGAGAAGTTCAGCTTACTTGAACAATATATAATGGAAAAAGATAAGCAGAAGAAGGTAAAAGTTAAAACCGTTGTACCCACGTTGTGATTGCGTATCTGTACAAATTTTTATTGAAAGGATTCATTTGACATGAAATAATAACCTATTGCGTAGTTTGATTTGGTACATTTTCTTGAACTGTATGAGTAGTACATAATACCTTGATGTAGCAATTCAATTTTAAACTTCAAGTGTTAATAATTTCTCGGATCTGTACCCTGGTTTTTTTAACAACTTCAAACACTTTATTTTTGTTAATAACTTCAAACACTTTGGTGTTCATCTAGTTTGGTGATCATAGCCCTTAGATACTGATGCTACTTTATCTGCGTGAATTTTTGTTCGTCCAATTTGATTAAGCACATTCTTTTGGTTTCACCCTTTTCTGGTGGTGCTGTGTTTGATGTGGGTTTGAATTTTTTCATTGTTATTGATCGTCGAAAATGGGTGATATATTCGAATTGCTAAGAACTCTACCTTGCTTCCATTTTGACAGGAGGGATTTGTTATTTCTAGTTGGCATTTTGCTGTAATGGAAAGGGTATACATTTTAGTTGTGCAAGTATGATCACAATTGTCCATTTGTCAGTTGCTTTCATTTTTTAGGGATAATTGCTAGTGGAGATTCTATTCCATAGCCTTCTATTCTTTCATATTTCTGGTTATGGTTTGACTTGTTTTTTTTATTATGGTGATACATTTGATTTGTGTAGTTATCCGTCTAATTTTCCCGACCAATGCCTTATGTACATCTGATAAAGGTGATGcagattctttttttttatatgtgaTGCATTACAGGTTGATAAACTAATAAAGGAGGAGGCCCATGAAATGGATGTAAAAGAAGTACAATGGAGCTCTCAGGTCTGTTTTATTTTTCTGAATTAAACACACTTCATAATGTTAAATAGATCTGTCCATGGACTTATAACTATTACTTACACAAACTTATGATGCAGTCTAAATTTCTGAATTGAATTCAAGTCCCAAATATTTAGGGTCAGATACATGTGGTTCTAGCTAGTTCCAAATGGGTTCATTTCACCGTCTCTAGTCGCATCCTCCTATGCATTTTGTCATTAAACCAATCAAATATTGACAGCTCATGCTTGCACGTTCTATTAAAATTATATTCATTGTATTTTTCATTGCGACTGAATATCAGATAGTTTTTCCATAAGAATGCAAAGTTGTAGAAGTGTATCTCTTTGTATTGGCACATGGTGGTTTGTGAGCCTGCTGGTGTTTATTGTTTAAACACCTGCTGTGATGTTTCTGGTAGTAATGGGTTCATCAGTAGGTATTTGTTTCCTCATGCTTTTCTCAATCACTGCACTAATAGCAACTGATTTATCAGTAGGAAGAACAAAACTGCTGAGTACTTTTGGTTATTCATCTTGGGGCCTCTATGCAATCTTACCTGCAATACCTGTTACCGTTCTTACATTAGGATTCCATGTATAACCCATTATGTGTTGTGCTCGAGATATGTCAAGGTCGTGAATTAATGAACTAGTTACGTTTGTGCCGTTGTGTCGATGTTGGATAGAGGCAGGTAAAGAGATTGACATCATATTGGTTAGGATACCCACCTTCATAGATCACCGTCCTCTCATGTGCATGGCATGGTTATTGTTTTTATAAGCGTTTTCTTGAGTATTGTGACCTCCCCACATTAATCAGCTGATGGCTTTTGCTGTGCAGGTACACCATTATGAAGTAGGAATAAGTTCTTCATCGTTATCGGAGTTTATAATTTTGCTGTTTAATCAATAGTTTTTTAGTTCATCGTTTTGTAATAGAATCCTAGAACTACAGATTACATTGGTCAGAACTACAGATTTTAATCCTTTGTGTAATTCGAAAGCAATGAACCAATGAATGTTAAATTAAATGATTATTTGTGTgcaagtttaatttgattctcatttttatttgatttgtatttggttttcatttgattctcatttgaattctaatttgagtttcatttgattctcatttgaattctaatttgagtttcatttgattctcatttgagtttcattttaGATTTAGTCAGGCCAGACAGCCAAtctgaatcaatttttttttatattaagattTATATCTATGACTGGTTGAAGTAATAGATACGATTTAAATGACTTGCTTTGTCGGTCGTGAAACTACTGATTTCCACTAgtgtgaacactttcatatcaaccttgttcatcttcacacaactagttcaaatgactcaaatgaaactatattctcatagaagtatacaagacacaattgaagcaaaatcgattttgatttactcgaatcggttcatgaacattatatccacggattgcaaaagattgcattccttcgtgaacaaacctattttagaacataacctactcaagtatgcaaacgggtacgcatacctaagtggtcggacttggtatgggttcgccagtatgcgaacgggtacgcatactgtcatacaccactaaactcagttgaattacCGGACATGAACTTACGCAGgtacgcacacgggtatgcataataAGTTCCTGGATTTCAACTTACGCCGgtacgcacacgggtatgcataataagttcccggacttcaactaacaACCCAGTacacatatgggtatgcatactatggttcctggacttggaataacttgcaacaattagcatacaagtacgcacactgtgctatatccaatcaatggtaattgttttaaactcccattccaatcattgaaacattcttagaagacgagaatagctgtctcacacaaactattagcttcaaagcaattttcaagtgatcaaatgatcaatacgaaacattccgagtctacaccaaatgaccgtctcacacaaatcatataagatgttaccaggcgattttcacatgatcatcttttgactttcatgaacttggttaaagcgaaagcttacgaatacatatttcaagaaatatgcaagcgagttaaactcagctcgaaatatcaagtgtgtataatcgaagtctatatagtaaatagactttt
This is a stretch of genomic DNA from Papaver somniferum cultivar HN1 chromosome 1, ASM357369v1, whole genome shotgun sequence. It encodes these proteins:
- the LOC113288833 gene encoding uncharacterized protein LOC113288833; the encoded protein is MTMAGIWKLSRWSHVSTMLLVLRGNISTLPYQGTCWRCDKFSSYYKKLKMVLKVARKKMRRLMRFFFFICDALQVDKLIKEEAHEMDVKEVQWSSQVHHYEVGISSSSLSEFIILLFNQ